In Camarhynchus parvulus chromosome Z, STF_HiC, whole genome shotgun sequence, a genomic segment contains:
- the MELK gene encoding maternal embryonic leucine zipper kinase — MAGDDYEEILKYYELHGTVGTGGFAKVKLARHRLTGEKVAIKIMDKLALQDDLPRVKLEIDAMKDLSHQHICRLYHVIETPKKIFMVLEYCPGGELFDYIISKDHLSEEEARIFFRQIVSAIAYVHSQGYAHRDLKPENLLIDEEHNLKLIDFGLCAKPKGGLDYHLNTCCGSPAYAAPELIQGKAYIGSEADIWSMGVLLYALLCGFLPFDDDNVMAVYRKIMRGKYSTPKWLSPSSTLLLDQMLQVDPKKRITVQHLLSHPWLMQGFSDAVQWQSKYPLGHLDEDCVTELSVFYEQSRETILQLINEWKYDHMSATYLLLLSKKSRGKRVRLRFPCLTEHASTVMPTVLEHSRPDAQLEDTEFTLSTPVTRKVASKKHKNKEYVETVSALRNEVPFALPTPKTPLAKSQIETQVQAVALKAPAFKESQFTAVTPIKKPANPTNANELAADEILPERRCQSVELDLNLAHVDSSQKKRKAKIFGSLERGLDKVITMLTPSKKKRLTRDCPRKLKAHCNITTTHLLNPDELLNKIIIVLSKKHVEYVQKGYTLKCQTWSDFGKVTMEFELEVCQLTKPEAVGIRRQRLKGDAWVYKRLIEDILSSCQV, encoded by the exons ATGGCCGGAGATGACTATGAGGAAATTCTCAAGTACTATGAATTACACGGAACAGTCGGCACAG GTGGGTTTGCAAAAGTAAAACTTGCGCGACATCGTCTCACTGGTGAAAAAGTTGCAATAAAAATCATGGACAAGCTTGCTTTACAG GATGACTTGCCTCGGGTTAAATTAGAAATCGATGCCATGAAGGACTTGAGTCACCAGCACATTTGCCGGTTGTATCATGTGATTGAGACACCCAAGAAAATATTCATGGTTTTAGAG TACTGTCCTGGAGGAGAGCTGTTTGATTACATAATTTCTAAGGACCACCTTTCTGAGGAGGAAGCTCGCATATTTTTTCGTCAGATTGTTTCAGCAATTGCTTATGTGCACAGTCAGGGATATGCCCACAGAGATCTCAAACCA GAAAATTTGCTGATTGACGAGGAACATAACCTGAAGCTGATAGACTTTGGACTTTGTGCAAAACCAAAG GGTGGTCTTGATTACCATCTGAACACCTGCTGTGGAAGCCCAGCTTATGCGGCACCAGAGCTGATTCAGGGCAAAGCATACATTGGCTCAGAG gcAGATATTTGGAGTATGGGAGTACTGCTGTATGCTCTGCTGTGTGGCTTTCTCCCTTTTGATGATGATAATGTCATGGCTGTCTACAGGAAGATCATG agaggaaaatacagTACTCCAAAGTGGCTCTCTCCTAGCAGTACACTCCTCCTTGACCAAATGCTGCAG GTTGACCCAAAGAAGCGAATTACAGTCCAACACCTGTTAAGTCATCCTTGGCTCATGCAAGGTTTTTCTGATGCTGTTCAGTGGCAAAGTAAATACCCA CTGGGACATCTTGATGAGGACTGTGTAACAGagctttctgtgttttatgagcagagcagggagactATATTGCAATTAATAAATGAG TGGAAATATGACCACATGTCAGCAACATACCTCTTGCTTCTATCCAAGAAGTCTCGTGGCAAGCGTGTTCGTTTAAGGTTTCCATGTCTAACAGAGCATGCCAGTACCGTGATGCCAACAGTCCTTGAG CATTCGAGGCCTGATGCCCAACTGGAGGATACGGAATTCACTCTGTCAACTCCAGTGACAAGAAAAGTGGCATCAAAGAAGCATAAAAACAAAGAGTATGTTGAGACAGTGTCAGCTTTAAGAAATGAAGTGCCCTTTGCACTTCCTACTCCTAAGACTCCTCTTGCAAAGAGTCAGATTGAGACGCAGGTACAAGCTGTTGCCCTTAAGGCGCCTGCTTTCAAAG agagTCAGTTCACTGCAGTCACCCCAATTAAGAAACCTGCTAACCCAACAAATGCAAATGAATTGGCAGCAGATGAGATTCTTCCTGAAAGAAG GTGTCAGTCAGTGGAATTAGATCTCAACCTTGCGCATGTGGATAGCAgccaaaagaagagaaaagctaAAATATTTGGAAGTCTTGAAAGAGGCCTAGATAAAGTGATCACGATGCTTACACCAAGCAAGAAGAAACGATTGACTAGAGATTGTCCAAGGAAACTTAAG GCACACTGTAACATTACCACCACTCATCTGCTGAATCCAGACGAACTGTTGAATAAAATAATCATTGTTCTTTCAAAGAAGCATGTGGAATATGTTCAGAAGGG TTATACCCTGAAATGTCAAACATGGTCAGATTTTGGTAAAGTAACTATGGAGTTTGAATTAGAAGTATGTCAGCTCACTAAGCCTGAAGCAGTGGGTATCCGGCGACAACGGCTTAAAGGTGATGCCTGGGTCTACAAGAGGCTGATAGAAGACATCTTATCTAGCTGTCAAGTATGA